From the Heliangelus exortis chromosome 25, bHelExo1.hap1, whole genome shotgun sequence genome, one window contains:
- the LOC139807520 gene encoding polymeric immunoglobulin receptor-like, with product MVVLLLLAALLQDPVSSTLYGSRFLKGEVGGSITHQCFYSTTPANKHDRKYWCKMAGNGACYTVISTTGYISQHHTGRVALQDLPQNGTFMVTMRELKKSDTGIYRCGIGTSNRDLYVRLNLTVLADVGELVTTELMQGELHGSVTILCPPGEPQGSQRRFWCKLGRISCTLIADSEGFVAKSYQGRISITPRESSGAFKILINDLKKEDSGLYQCGTGRLRGWDGPRVVVLQVTAASSLPQSPKHLRGRAGGSVPMECHYDPRGNYQRKYLCRWKEARCELLVDAAGFVHESYQGRIQISSSKEEQGTYTVVLSHLREEDTGWYWCGAQNGQTEHTASLKLHVQKETHSAQDPEPSTPGKATFKATLPPSLATSSPPRQSSVKGLRSSVGTVTQHTRPLLPPAPPSTFVTSPGEIHDESSTGGSGLSPALILLTFITVVVLALTKLKLQKGEESRTIGKGEVAPVETSPNPEKEQPREEAPSLENTEECRTGPGTHR from the exons ATGGTGGTTCTCCTTCTCCTGGCAGCCTTGCTGCAAG ATCCAGTTTCAAGCACTTTGTATGGGTCCAGGTTTTTGAAAGGGGAGGTTGGAGGCTCCATCACCCACCAGTGCTTCTACTCCACCACGCCCGCCAACAAACACGACCGCAAATATTGGTGCAAAATGGCAGGAAACGGCGCTTGCTACACGGTCATTTCTACAACTGGTTACATCTCCCAGCACCACACGGGCAGAGTGGCCCTCCAGGACCTCCCCCAGAACGGGACCTTCATGGTGACCATGAGAGAGCTGAAGAAAAGTGACACCGGGATCTACCGCTGCGGCATCGGCACCTCCAACAGAGACCTCTACGTCAGGCTGAACCTGACAGTCCTGGCAG ATGTTGGTGAATTGGTGACCACTGAGCTCATGCAGGGTGAGCTCCATGGCTCTGTCACCATCCTGTGCCCACCTGGGGAGCCCCAAGGCAGCCAGAGGAGATTCTGGTGTAAACTGGGGAGGATCAGCTGCACGCTCATAGCTGACTCCGAGGGCTTCGTGGCAAAGAGTTACCAAGGACGGATCTCAATCACCCCCAGGGAGAGCTCTGGAGCTTTCAAAATCCTGATAAACGACTTAAAGAAGGAAGACTCAGGGCTCTACCAGTGTGGGacaggaaggctgagaggaTGGGATGGCCCACGGGTGGTGGTTCTGCAGGTGACAGCAG CCTCCAGCCTTCCCCAGAGCCCAAAACATCTCCgtggcagagcaggaggctcAGTGCCCATGGAATGCCACTATGATCCCCGGGGGAACTACCAGAGGAAGTATCTGTGCAGGTGGAAGGAAGCGAGGTGTGAGCTGCTGGTGGATGCTGCTGGGTTTGTGCATGAGTCCTACCAAGGGAGAATTCAAATTTCCAGCAGCAAGGAGGAACAAGGGACTTACACAGTGGTGCTGAGCCACCTGAGAGAGGAGGACACAGGCTGGTACTGGTGTGGGGCTCAGAATGGGCAAACTGAGCACACGGCCTCCCTGAAGCTTCACGTCCAGAAAG AAACCCACTCTGCACAAGACCCAGAACCATCCACTCCTGGGAAAGCCACCTTTAAGGCCACCTTGCCACCCAGCCTGGCCACCAGCAGCCCACCCAGGCAGAGCAGTGTCAAGGGGCTGAGGTCCTCCGTGGGCACTGTCACCCAGCACACCCGTCCCctgctgccccctgccccccccagcACCTTTGTGACCTCTCCAGGTGAAATCCATGATGAGAG CTCAACAGGTGGCTCAggcctgtccccagccctcaTTTTACTGACGTTCATCACCGTCGTTGTTCTCGCCCTGACCAAACTGAAGCTCCAAAAGG gagaggaaagcagaaccATAGGAAAAGGGGAAGTGGCACCAGTTGAGACTTCTCCGAACCCTGAGAAAGAGCAACCGAGGGAGGAAGCCCCGAGTCTAGAAAACACTGAGGAATGCAGGACAGGCCCTGGCACCCACAGGTAG
- the PIGR gene encoding polymeric immunoglobulin receptor isoform X1, producing MGKEKRSPETGSMSPGMGRAVLGQLGIGVQVLRLRILTGNVRKMIPLAFIFLLNFLPAHSASSRYLPKPAVSSPVFGPREVYGLLGGAATVKCFYPPTSVNRHDRKYWCRQSGRGCRTIISSSGYVAAGYEDRISLTDYPDAENFQINITQLAATDTGTYQCGVGINGRGLSQKVNLEVSEGPNVPEGAELYYVKLQSTLTMSCNFGKDTERERKFLCKVGKNGCYDIIDSRGKVDEDFVGRILLSNEKVPGAFTVVITQTGWEDSGLYLCGFGTYGVKGETKELDVHVYEESSAPQGKPTVLGIKGSSATFECHYNPLKKSSSKYWCKWRQNGCAWIIGNDGTVSPSYEGRVAIYDNPANQTLTIILNQLSSRDEGYYWCMTDEEREQQSSTQLKVMDGEPGLTGEKDVEAQVGSQVNLICHYPCKYYSYEKYWCKWDSPGCTSIPALDQSHPGPDVTCDTDNKTLILSFASVAESDQGWYWCGVKHKGILGETMAVNLRVTGGSSSDQSLELLDVDTHNLTEPPSQAKGGLNPQGRASSDAGVQSAAGSESSEDQSQGPNTVALVVGPVGAVLLVLATAFAIFKYRQLKRSDLVSVGSYRTNISMSDFESVKDCGANNDACTKETQETQLGGDEFITTAATPESAAETKKAKRSSKEDADLAYSTFLLTSGTIAQGGPGGPGAAPELSPPGWEGQV from the exons atggggaaggagaagaggagtcCTGAGACTGGGTCCATGAGTCCTGGGATGGGAAGAGCAGTTCTGGGCCAGCTGGGAATAGGTGTGCAGGTCCTGAGACTGAGGATTTTAACAG gGAATGTAAGAAAAATGATTCCACTGGCGTTCATCTTCCTGCTCAATTTCCTCCCAGCTCactcagccagcagcagatACCTCCCCAAGCCAGCAG TCTCAAGCCCAGTGTTTGGGCCACGGGAGGTTTATGGGCTGCTCGGCGGGGCAGCGACCGTGAAATGCTTCTACCCCCCCACCAGTGTCAACAGGCACGACAGAAAATACTGGTGCAGGCAGtcaggcaggggctgcaggaccaTCATCTCCAGCAGTGGCTACGTTGCAGCAGGCTACGAGGACAGAATCTCCCTCACTGACTACCCGGATGCAGAAAACTTCCAGATCAATATCACCCAGCTGGCAGCAACAGACACAGGCACCTACCAGTGTGGTGTGGGCATCAATGGCAGAGGACTCTCCCAAAAAGTCAACCTGGAAGTATCCGAAG GGCCAAATGTCCCCGAGGGAGCTGAGCTGTACTACGTGAAGCTGCAGAGCACTCTGACCATGTCCTGCAACTTTGGGAAGGACAcggagagagagaggaaattcCTGTGCAAGGTGGGGAAAAACGGCTGCTACGACATCATTGACAGCAGAGGGAAGGTGGACGAGGACTTCGTAGGGCGAATTCTGCTGAGCAACGAGAAGGTTCCAGGGGCCTTCACCGTGGTGATAACACAGACAGGCTGGGAGGACTCTGGTTTGTACCTCTGTGGCTTCGGCACCTACGGGGTGAAGGGAGAGACCAAGGAGCTGGATGTGCACGTCTATGAGG AGAGCAGTGCTCCTCAAGGGAAGCCCACGGTACTTGGAATAAAAGGCAGCTCAGCAACCTTCGAATGCCACTACAACCCTCTAAAGAAATCCTCCAGCAAGTACTGGTGCAAGTGGAGACAGAATGGCTGTGCCTGGATCATAGGCAATGATGGGACCGTGTCCCCCTCTTATGAAGGAAGGGTGGCCATATATGACAACCCAGCTAACCAGACTCTCACCATCATCCTCaaccagctgagcagcagggatgaAGGTTACTACTGGTGCATGACAGATGAAGAGAGGGAGCAGCAGTCATCAACCCAGCTGAAGGTCATGGATG GAGAGCCTGGACTGACAGGAGAGAAGGATGTGGAGGCACAAGTGGGGTCACAAGTCAATTTAATTTGCCATTACCCGTGCAAGTACTACTCCTACGAGAAGTACTGGTGCAAGTGGGACAGCCCCGGCTGCACCTCCATCCCTGCTTTGGACCAAAGCCACCCAGGACCTGATGTCACCTGTGACACTGACAACAAAACCCTTATCCTCAGCTTTGCCTCGGTGGCAGAGTCAGACCAGGGCTGGTACTGGTGTGGAGTGAAGCACAAGGGCATCCTCGGGGAAACCATGGCAGTGAACCTGCGGGTGACAGGAG ggagcagcagtgacCAAAGCCTCGAGCTCCTGGATGTTGATACCCACAACCTCACCGAGCCCCCCAGCCAGGCCAAGGGGGGATTAAACCCCCAAGGAAGAGCCTCCAGTGATGCTGGGGTGCAAAGTGCAGCTGGTTCTGAAAG CTCTGAGGACCAAAGCCAAGGCCCCAACACCGTTGCTTTAGTCGTGggccctgtgggtgctgtgctcCTGGTCCTGGCCACGGCCTTTGCCATTTTTAAAtacaggcagctgaagagaTCTG aCCTGGTGTCTGTGGGGAGCTACAGGACCAACATCAGCATGTCAGACTTTGAAAGTGTGAAGGACTGTGGAGCAAACAACGATGCCTGCACCAAGGAGACCCAGGAGACTCAGCTGGGAGGGGATG AGTTCATCACCACCGCAGCCACCCCAGAAAGTgctgcagagacaaagaaggcaaaaagg agctCCAAGGAGGACGCTGACCTCGCCTACTCCACCTTCCTCCTGACCTCCGGCACCATCGCGCAGGGCGGCCCCGGGGGACCCGGAGCTGCCCCGGAATTGTCCCCCCCGGGCTGGGAGGGACAGGTCTGA
- the PIGR gene encoding polymeric immunoglobulin receptor isoform X2 has protein sequence MIPLAFIFLLNFLPAHSASSRYLPKPAVSSPVFGPREVYGLLGGAATVKCFYPPTSVNRHDRKYWCRQSGRGCRTIISSSGYVAAGYEDRISLTDYPDAENFQINITQLAATDTGTYQCGVGINGRGLSQKVNLEVSEGPNVPEGAELYYVKLQSTLTMSCNFGKDTERERKFLCKVGKNGCYDIIDSRGKVDEDFVGRILLSNEKVPGAFTVVITQTGWEDSGLYLCGFGTYGVKGETKELDVHVYEESSAPQGKPTVLGIKGSSATFECHYNPLKKSSSKYWCKWRQNGCAWIIGNDGTVSPSYEGRVAIYDNPANQTLTIILNQLSSRDEGYYWCMTDEEREQQSSTQLKVMDGEPGLTGEKDVEAQVGSQVNLICHYPCKYYSYEKYWCKWDSPGCTSIPALDQSHPGPDVTCDTDNKTLILSFASVAESDQGWYWCGVKHKGILGETMAVNLRVTGGSSSDQSLELLDVDTHNLTEPPSQAKGGLNPQGRASSDAGVQSAAGSESSEDQSQGPNTVALVVGPVGAVLLVLATAFAIFKYRQLKRSDLVSVGSYRTNISMSDFESVKDCGANNDACTKETQETQLGGDEFITTAATPESAAETKKAKRSSKEDADLAYSTFLLTSGTIAQGGPGGPGAAPELSPPGWEGQV, from the exons ATGATTCCACTGGCGTTCATCTTCCTGCTCAATTTCCTCCCAGCTCactcagccagcagcagatACCTCCCCAAGCCAGCAG TCTCAAGCCCAGTGTTTGGGCCACGGGAGGTTTATGGGCTGCTCGGCGGGGCAGCGACCGTGAAATGCTTCTACCCCCCCACCAGTGTCAACAGGCACGACAGAAAATACTGGTGCAGGCAGtcaggcaggggctgcaggaccaTCATCTCCAGCAGTGGCTACGTTGCAGCAGGCTACGAGGACAGAATCTCCCTCACTGACTACCCGGATGCAGAAAACTTCCAGATCAATATCACCCAGCTGGCAGCAACAGACACAGGCACCTACCAGTGTGGTGTGGGCATCAATGGCAGAGGACTCTCCCAAAAAGTCAACCTGGAAGTATCCGAAG GGCCAAATGTCCCCGAGGGAGCTGAGCTGTACTACGTGAAGCTGCAGAGCACTCTGACCATGTCCTGCAACTTTGGGAAGGACAcggagagagagaggaaattcCTGTGCAAGGTGGGGAAAAACGGCTGCTACGACATCATTGACAGCAGAGGGAAGGTGGACGAGGACTTCGTAGGGCGAATTCTGCTGAGCAACGAGAAGGTTCCAGGGGCCTTCACCGTGGTGATAACACAGACAGGCTGGGAGGACTCTGGTTTGTACCTCTGTGGCTTCGGCACCTACGGGGTGAAGGGAGAGACCAAGGAGCTGGATGTGCACGTCTATGAGG AGAGCAGTGCTCCTCAAGGGAAGCCCACGGTACTTGGAATAAAAGGCAGCTCAGCAACCTTCGAATGCCACTACAACCCTCTAAAGAAATCCTCCAGCAAGTACTGGTGCAAGTGGAGACAGAATGGCTGTGCCTGGATCATAGGCAATGATGGGACCGTGTCCCCCTCTTATGAAGGAAGGGTGGCCATATATGACAACCCAGCTAACCAGACTCTCACCATCATCCTCaaccagctgagcagcagggatgaAGGTTACTACTGGTGCATGACAGATGAAGAGAGGGAGCAGCAGTCATCAACCCAGCTGAAGGTCATGGATG GAGAGCCTGGACTGACAGGAGAGAAGGATGTGGAGGCACAAGTGGGGTCACAAGTCAATTTAATTTGCCATTACCCGTGCAAGTACTACTCCTACGAGAAGTACTGGTGCAAGTGGGACAGCCCCGGCTGCACCTCCATCCCTGCTTTGGACCAAAGCCACCCAGGACCTGATGTCACCTGTGACACTGACAACAAAACCCTTATCCTCAGCTTTGCCTCGGTGGCAGAGTCAGACCAGGGCTGGTACTGGTGTGGAGTGAAGCACAAGGGCATCCTCGGGGAAACCATGGCAGTGAACCTGCGGGTGACAGGAG ggagcagcagtgacCAAAGCCTCGAGCTCCTGGATGTTGATACCCACAACCTCACCGAGCCCCCCAGCCAGGCCAAGGGGGGATTAAACCCCCAAGGAAGAGCCTCCAGTGATGCTGGGGTGCAAAGTGCAGCTGGTTCTGAAAG CTCTGAGGACCAAAGCCAAGGCCCCAACACCGTTGCTTTAGTCGTGggccctgtgggtgctgtgctcCTGGTCCTGGCCACGGCCTTTGCCATTTTTAAAtacaggcagctgaagagaTCTG aCCTGGTGTCTGTGGGGAGCTACAGGACCAACATCAGCATGTCAGACTTTGAAAGTGTGAAGGACTGTGGAGCAAACAACGATGCCTGCACCAAGGAGACCCAGGAGACTCAGCTGGGAGGGGATG AGTTCATCACCACCGCAGCCACCCCAGAAAGTgctgcagagacaaagaaggcaaaaagg agctCCAAGGAGGACGCTGACCTCGCCTACTCCACCTTCCTCCTGACCTCCGGCACCATCGCGCAGGGCGGCCCCGGGGGACCCGGAGCTGCCCCGGAATTGTCCCCCCCGGGCTGGGAGGGACAGGTCTGA
- the LOC139807522 gene encoding interleukin-20-like has protein sequence MKGSHLLLCLLSISCSVGWMLAAGSRIFHFGPCRVPMTMTEIRAGFTAIKAKIQARDPIRTLSILSHPHSLHKVKSSDRCCVTHHLFNFYVDKVFRHCKTEDSFINRKISSIANSFLSVRRKLEQCREQNKCTCGQESTEKFNQVLANYEGLNVTSAAMKSLGELDILLDWMEKSP, from the exons ATGAAGGGATCccacctgctcctctgcctcctctccatctcctgctctgtgggttggatgctggcagcagggagcagaatCTTCCACTTTGGACCCTGCAGGGTTCCAATGACCATGACTGAGATTAGGGCTGGTTTCACTGCAATTAAAGCCAAGATT CAAGCCAGGGATCCCATCAGGACCTTGAGCATCTTGTCTCACCCACACTCCCTGCACAAGGTCAAG TCTTCAGACAGATGCTGCGTCACCCATCACCTCTTCAACTTCTATGTGGACAAGGTTTTCAGGCACTGCAAGACAGAGGATTCATTTATcaacagaaaaatcagcagcatAGCCAACTCCTTCCTGAGTGTGAGGAGGAAACTCGAGCAGTGT CGTGAGCAAAATAAGTGCACGTGTGGGCAGGAATCCACGGAGAAATTTAACCAAGTCCTAGCAAACTACGAAGGG ctGAATGTCACATCTGCAGCTATGAAATCCCTGGGAGAGCTGGACATCCTGCTGGACTGGATGGAGAAATCTCCTTAG